From Bdellovibrio sp. KM01:
CCATGACGAGCAGTTCGCGGTCAACTACACGATCGATTCGTCTCTGCAACAAGAGGCAGATCGTCTTTTGAAATCCTACAAACCTGATTACGGCGCGATCTTTATGATCGATGCGACAACAGGCGAAGTTTTGGCTATGTCGAGTTTCCAACGCGACAACCCCACAGGGAACAACTTGAACCTCCAAGCGACTTTCCCGGCCGCTTCGGTTTTCAAAGTTGTGACAGCGACGGCTGCAGTTGATAAAGCTGGCGTCGAGCCATCCCACAAAATCCACTACAACGGTGGAGCATATACTCTATACAAAAAGAATGTTTTATCGGACCGCGTAACACGTTGGACGAATGTGATTTCGTTGAAAGACGCTTTCGCACGTTCCATCAATACAGCGTTCGGTCGTTTGAGCATCGAAAACCTTCACCCAGAAGATTTGAACGAGTACTCGAACCGTTTCATGTTCAATCAAGAGATCGCTGCTGACTTCCCAGTGGACATGGGCGTTGCCTATATCCCACCGGGCAAAGGTTTCGAAATGGCAGAGGCGGCTTCTGGTTACAACAAAATGAACCGTATGAGCCCTGTTCAAGGTGCCATGATCGCAGCTTCGGTTGCGAATGACGGTAAAGTTGTTGTTCCTTACATCGTAAACTCGATGCAAGACAAAGAAGGCAAAACAGTTTACCAAGGTCAAACTATGCACAAAGGCGAGACGATGACTAAAGAGTCTGCTTTGAAAGTGCGTGAGTTGATGGAGCAAACAGTTATTGCTGGTACTTCTCGTCGCTCTTTCCGCCCGATCACAAAAGATCGCAAGTTTAAAGAAATCGAAATGGGTGGAAAAACAGGTCACTTGACAGGTGACAACCCTAAGGGCCGCGTTGATTGGTTCGTAGGTTACGCTCTGGAAGAAAACAGAAAGATCGCCGTTGCAGCGATCACTGTGAATAAGAAGTTCTGGACAGTTAAATCCGCTCACTTGGGTCAAAGCATGTTTAAGAAATACTTTGCTCCAGTGATCGCAGCTCAACAAGCGAAACGCAGCATCACTTCTGTAGAAAACTAAAAGGTACGGACACACTTTCTCCACAAAATTTAAAAATAAAAAAGGCAGGATCATCTCCTGCCTTTTTTTCTTAGTTCACTCGCTTGCTGATGTACTGAGGAGCGCGGAAATAAACTTTTCCATCATCATTGTCACGAACAGCGACAATACCACCTTGGTAAACGCCCACAACCTGGCCCATATAGTAAGCGCCATTTGTCATAGGACCTGACATCACACGGTCACCCTCGCAGATGCCCTTGGATTTTTCACAACGGATGCTTTTCTTAACAGTTTTTGAATTACGGAAGTAAGACTTGCCATCATCATTATCGCGAACCTGGAAAATTCCATTGTCATAAACAGCGATGATGCTGCCGAAATAGAATTTATCCGAAGTCATGGGACCCGAAAGAACGCGGTCGCCAGTGCATTTACCGTCAAAGCATTGAATAGCTTTAAATACGCTCTGCGGATTGCGCAAATAGCTTTTCCCATCATCATGATCGCGAACCAAAACAGTCCCGTTCGTGTAAGCTCCAATGACAGTTCCTGTATAACCTTTAGAGTCAGATAAAATCGACAGAACTCTGTCGCCGGAGCACATAGGTTTCGAAGTCACACATTCAATTTTTTTGAAAACAACTGCTGACGAGCGCACATATGTTTTGCCGTCATCGTTATCGCGCACCTGAACTTGGCCATTGTCATATACTCCCACGACAACACCGAAATAGTATTTCGAGCCGGCGATACTAACGACCGCATCACCCGTTCTTAAGCGACCGGCAGATGATGGCGGAGGTGGGTTGCCCGGGCCTGGTGGCGCCGGTTGTGGAGGGAATACATCACTTAAAGACAATTCAGGCCAACGCTCATCTGAAGATACCAAGACCGTGACATCGGCTTCGCCGCCGTAAGCTTCCATACGCAAATCGATAGTGAACACACGTTCGTTCAGGTATTCAGAACTCATTGCCGCGCCCGCAGTTAAGAGATCAGGGCTTACCAGGTTGCGTACTGGCGTTGTGTTCACACGCGCGCCACTGATTAGTACTTTACCGGCATTCACGCGGATGGAAACTCTTTGAACAACAACACCCGGGCGAACAGAGATACGGTAGACCGTTCCACCAGAAGCTCTTGAAACATTTGAAATACGCAAAGTACCCGCTTCAGAAGCAGGTGTGCTGGGCTCAGATGGTGGAGGCGGTGGAGGAGGTAGAGGCGTTGGATTTTGATTTTCCGCGGAGCCAGATTCTGAACCCGGATCCAAATCAGGAAGGTCTTCGATGCTATCAGCGCGCGCGATAAGTGAAACTGACAGAATGACTGCAACAAGGGAAAGTAAGGCTTTTTTCATATTGCGAGCTTAGATAACAGATCACCACAAGAAGCCACTACAATTTCCGAAGTCGGTTCTAAAAAAACCGGTGCCTTCAGGTCAACAGGCAGAATTTTCAGACTCTGCCTTGTAAGCCTACTCGTCTTTCTTCTTTTCTTGATGAGTGATTTCAATCGGTGTGACGTCCAACACTTCAACGTCTGTGAGTTCACGCTCTTGAGGGGCCTCTTCGTTTATGTCTCTGAAACCTGAACCATCATTGCGAAATTCGTAATATTTAAAGCCACCAGGACCGCCAGCCTGGGGACCACCGCCGCCCATGCCACCCATGCTGCCAAAGCCGCCGAACCCAAAGGGCCCGCCACCGCCGAAGTTAAAGACACGCGCAGAACCGCTGGCCATTTTTTTCGCCATGTAAAGCTTAAATCTCCACACGATCAAATGACGAAAACCCGGAAGCAATAGGAAAACACCCGCGATGCGAGTAAAGGCAGAAGGGACCAGGAAGCACAAACCAGAAATAAATACCGCGCCTGAGTGCAAAAGTTTATTCGCTGGCAGCTGCCCACGCGAAACCGTGCTTTGCAAACTCATCATGGCCATGCGACCCACGGTGTTCACAATCAGAATACCCAGCAAGCACGGCACAAAGTAAATCAACATGGTGTTGAAAAAACCCGCGATACGCACAACCGAGAAAAAAATAATAATTTCAGCAATCACCCACGGCAGAGGAAGTACGAACATAAAACGTCCTTTTTAAAATTCCAAAGTCGCAACCACTGGGCAGTGATCGGAACCCTCAACTTGATC
This genomic window contains:
- a CDS encoding beta-sandwich domain-containing protein produces the protein MKKALLSLVAVILSVSLIARADSIEDLPDLDPGSESGSAENQNPTPLPPPPPPPSEPSTPASEAGTLRISNVSRASGGTVYRISVRPGVVVQRVSIRVNAGKVLISGARVNTTPVRNLVSPDLLTAGAAMSSEYLNERVFTIDLRMEAYGGEADVTVLVSSDERWPELSLSDVFPPQPAPPGPGNPPPPSSAGRLRTGDAVVSIAGSKYYFGVVVGVYDNGQVQVRDNDDGKTYVRSSAVVFKKIECVTSKPMCSGDRVLSILSDSKGYTGTVIGAYTNGTVLVRDHDDGKSYLRNPQSVFKAIQCFDGKCTGDRVLSGPMTSDKFYFGSIIAVYDNGIFQVRDNDDGKSYFRNSKTVKKSIRCEKSKGICEGDRVMSGPMTNGAYYMGQVVGVYQGGIVAVRDNDDGKVYFRAPQYISKRVN
- a CDS encoding FxsA family protein — translated: MFVLPLPWVIAEIIIFFSVVRIAGFFNTMLIYFVPCLLGILIVNTVGRMAMMSLQSTVSRGQLPANKLLHSGAVFISGLCFLVPSAFTRIAGVFLLLPGFRHLIVWRFKLYMAKKMASGSARVFNFGGGGPFGFGGFGSMGGMGGGGPQAGGPGGFKYYEFRNDGSGFRDINEEAPQERELTDVEVLDVTPIEITHQEKKKDE
- a CDS encoding penicillin-binding transpeptidase domain-containing protein, translated to MLKLFIFSSVCGVAIYSLVGFTKASTPEAQAEKQLQSQIEQRSQIAKALNDKIKNNELPSKMNVQWDGHDEQFAVNYTIDSSLQQEADRLLKSYKPDYGAIFMIDATTGEVLAMSSFQRDNPTGNNLNLQATFPAASVFKVVTATAAVDKAGVEPSHKIHYNGGAYTLYKKNVLSDRVTRWTNVISLKDAFARSINTAFGRLSIENLHPEDLNEYSNRFMFNQEIAADFPVDMGVAYIPPGKGFEMAEAASGYNKMNRMSPVQGAMIAASVANDGKVVVPYIVNSMQDKEGKTVYQGQTMHKGETMTKESALKVRELMEQTVIAGTSRRSFRPITKDRKFKEIEMGGKTGHLTGDNPKGRVDWFVGYALEENRKIAVAAITVNKKFWTVKSAHLGQSMFKKYFAPVIAAQQAKRSITSVEN